From one Paeniglutamicibacter psychrophenolicus genomic stretch:
- a CDS encoding helix-turn-helix transcriptional regulator: protein MQINGLGTATSASPPNHDQATMPDHDFDWDVFAHYELLEETIGAVLNGPGALLEGPSGVGKRTLAKAVMRKLQDRAFIIDLEHPERHQTSMELAGKLRRLEGLGEESRYRELGVVKALLDARAGERHVMIFIPAGLRLGASSISFLSSLTLASSISLLCIADGQDSAEPGTGNDLGSTVDLQPVRLYPLTLGMTHDLLAKALGAEISRTATYQLWCASAGQIHMLAAVAHDWREQGYLEFAEKSWVVHGVAGPPGPRSRGLVVQKLRRLSTPEQRVLRFLAFSEEIPLSLLVALNPGQAVDSIFSEGILEIRGKYARKVRLRGGLSGQCIAEDTAPGIALELLEQMRNTPGADGVLTPLVLLKWEQAAGIDSGARLRMQAAEQAYAEGQVELCLQILAALDDPPLDARLLALEAAVRGGQRERAREMLSLLRHEPGTGLSAPGVPEHVHSPVDLIRLELASMALDSLRLGSPSDAFRQGVARARADIDARYSSEPGNRTDFLALRGKLDLLEAETSFRLGERLALDGAAYIHPLLGKQDQLRWQCFQNLHSVRRGEVREGVRRGRELLFSLRQESLPPAVGQSVKLHLVDLYLLCGEWKSAVELIDAAWVGGEESPRITDINGLYSSLNSVLGGRPREALELITVEIEQLRTIDTAGYLPLAIAAAAVAASYLDRETAERFLAELDVMPAVAAWESGQTVAMLRADALFHLGHVDEAIAGLLAGATASAAHGDLGLELAQRMSLLRMGHREGDTQLLECAQRIDGPVAELVAALVQSFEGSNRELQREVLSALRGLGHPSFADSIEVMFARSGSGITSAPRKTAPESAGAPMGVSARSSASSVLSLLTRRQRMIVAEAATGASNREISDRLQLKIRTVEGHLYQIYQRLNVASREALIQIFLDATSGSGVESDIGGRNT, encoded by the coding sequence GTGCAGATCAACGGTTTGGGGACCGCGACATCAGCATCACCACCGAATCATGATCAGGCGACAATGCCGGATCATGATTTTGATTGGGATGTTTTCGCGCATTACGAATTGCTGGAAGAGACCATTGGGGCGGTACTCAATGGTCCCGGAGCTTTGCTTGAGGGACCCAGCGGAGTCGGAAAGCGGACCCTTGCCAAGGCCGTGATGCGGAAGCTACAGGACAGGGCGTTCATTATCGACCTCGAGCATCCCGAACGCCACCAGACCTCCATGGAGCTCGCCGGCAAACTGCGTCGGTTGGAGGGACTGGGCGAAGAATCGCGGTACCGGGAACTCGGCGTGGTCAAGGCGCTCCTGGATGCGAGGGCCGGTGAGCGGCATGTGATGATCTTCATCCCCGCCGGCTTGCGGCTTGGAGCATCAAGCATTTCATTCCTGTCATCGCTGACGTTGGCGAGCAGCATCTCGCTGCTATGCATCGCCGATGGGCAAGACTCGGCGGAGCCCGGGACAGGCAATGACCTTGGCTCCACCGTCGACCTGCAACCGGTCAGGCTGTATCCCCTGACCTTGGGCATGACCCATGATCTGCTGGCCAAGGCCTTGGGGGCTGAGATCAGCCGGACGGCCACCTACCAATTGTGGTGTGCCTCGGCGGGGCAGATACACATGCTCGCTGCAGTTGCCCACGACTGGCGCGAACAGGGTTATCTTGAATTCGCGGAAAAATCCTGGGTGGTCCATGGCGTTGCCGGTCCGCCGGGACCGCGCAGCCGCGGTCTGGTGGTTCAAAAGCTCAGAAGACTCTCGACGCCGGAACAACGGGTACTGCGCTTCTTGGCATTCTCCGAGGAGATCCCCCTCAGCCTCCTGGTTGCGCTCAACCCCGGGCAGGCCGTGGATTCAATCTTTTCCGAGGGCATACTCGAGATTCGCGGGAAGTATGCGCGCAAGGTGCGGCTGCGCGGGGGACTGAGTGGCCAGTGCATTGCCGAGGACACTGCGCCTGGCATCGCACTGGAACTCCTAGAGCAAATGCGGAACACACCGGGGGCAGACGGGGTTCTGACACCCCTGGTCCTTCTGAAATGGGAACAGGCCGCCGGGATCGACTCCGGCGCCCGGCTCCGGATGCAAGCCGCAGAGCAGGCCTACGCCGAGGGACAAGTCGAGCTGTGCCTCCAAATACTGGCGGCGCTCGACGACCCTCCGCTAGACGCGCGGCTGTTGGCACTGGAGGCGGCGGTCCGCGGTGGCCAACGTGAACGGGCCCGGGAAATGCTCTCTCTTTTGCGTCATGAGCCGGGGACGGGGCTGTCGGCTCCCGGAGTTCCGGAACATGTACACAGCCCGGTCGACCTGATCCGCCTGGAACTGGCGTCGATGGCGCTCGACTCGCTGCGGCTCGGTTCACCAAGCGACGCCTTCCGACAGGGTGTGGCGCGCGCCCGAGCCGATATTGATGCGCGGTACTCCAGCGAGCCGGGAAACCGGACGGATTTTCTGGCACTGCGAGGAAAACTTGATCTCTTGGAAGCCGAAACCAGCTTCCGCCTGGGTGAACGACTTGCCCTCGACGGGGCAGCTTACATCCACCCGCTGCTGGGGAAGCAGGACCAGCTCAGGTGGCAGTGCTTCCAGAACCTGCACTCGGTGCGCCGTGGCGAGGTCAGGGAAGGTGTCAGACGCGGACGTGAACTGCTTTTTTCGCTGCGACAGGAGTCGCTCCCTCCGGCCGTTGGACAAAGCGTCAAGCTGCATCTCGTCGACCTGTACCTGCTCTGCGGCGAATGGAAAAGTGCCGTCGAGCTCATTGATGCGGCGTGGGTTGGCGGCGAGGAGTCTCCACGGATCACCGATATCAATGGCCTGTACTCTTCGCTCAACAGCGTGTTGGGCGGGCGCCCTCGAGAGGCGTTGGAGCTGATAACCGTCGAGATCGAACAATTGCGAACGATAGATACCGCAGGGTACTTGCCGTTGGCGATTGCCGCGGCTGCAGTGGCGGCCTCATACCTGGATCGGGAAACTGCCGAGCGCTTCCTCGCTGAGCTGGACGTCATGCCCGCTGTCGCCGCTTGGGAGTCCGGCCAGACGGTTGCCATGTTGCGAGCCGATGCGCTCTTCCACCTTGGCCATGTGGACGAGGCAATTGCCGGTCTGCTTGCCGGCGCAACCGCGAGCGCCGCGCACGGCGACCTCGGCCTTGAGCTTGCCCAGCGCATGTCGTTGCTAAGAATGGGCCACCGAGAAGGTGACACGCAACTGCTTGAATGTGCGCAACGAATCGATGGCCCGGTGGCGGAGCTTGTTGCCGCATTGGTGCAAAGCTTTGAGGGAAGCAACAGGGAGTTGCAACGGGAAGTACTCAGTGCACTTCGCGGGTTGGGCCATCCCTCATTTGCCGATTCAATTGAGGTAATGTTCGCTCGATCCGGATCCGGCATCACTTCGGCACCACGGAAGACAGCGCCGGAGAGCGCTGGCGCACCCATGGGTGTGTCCGCCAGGAGCTCGGCAAGCAGTGTGCTTTCCTTGCTCACTCGGCGACAGCGGATGATCGTCGCTGAAGCTGCCACCGGCGCCAGCAACCGCGAGATATCTGACAGGTTGCAGCTGAAAATTCGGACCGTTGAGGGCCACCTGTACCAGATATACCAGCGGCTCAACGTGGCGTCCCGCGAAGCACTGATCCAGATTTTTCTGGACGCGACTTCCGGCTCCGGCGTGGAGTCCGACATTGGGGGGAGGAATACTTAA
- a CDS encoding Ig-like domain-containing protein, whose product MLLTIAFLGLLVFIASTMGYKHVPKEAQIVSLFPRDGAKSVSREAAVVAWLDRPINEDSSRLGLLLRDQRGNSVNGQLEFGVDRRSIIFEPAKRLVPGKYVASVQGNAATDNSRSNLNTWTFSVPEKTSLEFGPGGSILLVIDEASEFASQYAEILRVEGLNNFETISIDKLTPQILEAHELVILSAGSVGSVAAGTISEWVKKNNGNLIAMEPVGPIAELAGVKNHGTEISDGYLQVDTSKAPGKGIVADSIQFHGESSRLELEKETRAIATLSSTASGSPRSPAVTLKPGTNGHGNVATYAFNLAKSTVLTRQGNPAWAGMERDGIAPIRPNDLFFGAGDRDYLDLAKAHIPQADEHLRLLSNLIGYMNQDNGPMPKFWYFPNFSKAVLVMSADDHGTDNGTATMFSRLNELSPDGCYVDQWECFRATSWLYPESGLAPDAAKSYTDLGFDIGAHVSTGCEDWDAKSLTLAFSQSMGEFRRKYRNLPPQTGNRLHCIAWSEWSTQASIERSWGIRMDMNYYYWPGAWIRERAGFMTGSGLPMRFSDSNGALINVYQQETHLVDEVFAGHPEAVELLLDRATGSEGFYGAFGTHFDFSTGFDAELIEIAIRNSIPMVSAKQLLDWTDARNASSLEPTNWLEGELSFTLDVDPSTHGMLKSMLPTNSLEGALTTIRNKGEAVDFVVETVKGVEYAIFDASSGTYVASYR is encoded by the coding sequence GTGCTGTTAACAATCGCATTCTTGGGGTTGCTGGTATTTATTGCTAGCACCATGGGCTACAAGCACGTGCCCAAGGAAGCTCAAATCGTTTCTCTTTTTCCGCGTGACGGCGCAAAATCCGTTTCGCGTGAGGCCGCGGTGGTCGCATGGTTGGATCGACCAATCAACGAAGACTCCAGCCGGCTGGGTCTGCTGCTACGCGACCAGCGGGGGAACTCTGTCAATGGCCAACTCGAATTCGGCGTCGATCGCAGATCCATTATTTTTGAGCCCGCGAAGAGATTGGTCCCTGGAAAATATGTGGCCTCGGTGCAGGGCAACGCCGCAACCGACAACAGCCGAAGCAATTTGAACACATGGACTTTTTCCGTACCCGAAAAAACGTCCCTCGAATTTGGCCCGGGCGGATCGATCCTGCTGGTCATTGATGAAGCCAGTGAATTTGCTTCGCAATATGCCGAGATACTTCGTGTGGAAGGATTGAACAACTTCGAAACCATCTCCATCGATAAGCTAACACCACAGATCCTGGAAGCCCACGAGCTGGTGATCTTGAGCGCTGGTTCCGTGGGCTCGGTCGCAGCTGGAACAATCTCCGAGTGGGTTAAGAAAAATAACGGCAACCTCATCGCCATGGAACCGGTGGGACCTATCGCTGAGCTCGCGGGCGTGAAAAACCACGGCACGGAGATTTCCGACGGATATCTTCAAGTCGACACGTCGAAAGCACCGGGTAAAGGCATCGTCGCCGATTCCATTCAATTTCACGGAGAGTCGTCCCGGTTGGAGCTGGAGAAAGAAACGCGGGCCATTGCTACGCTGAGCAGCACCGCGTCTGGATCGCCGAGATCGCCGGCAGTCACGTTGAAACCGGGAACAAACGGGCACGGAAACGTGGCAACATACGCATTCAACCTCGCCAAGTCCACGGTTCTTACACGGCAAGGGAATCCCGCGTGGGCAGGCATGGAACGTGACGGTATTGCGCCCATCCGCCCGAACGACCTGTTTTTTGGTGCCGGCGATCGAGACTACCTGGATCTAGCGAAGGCCCATATTCCCCAGGCCGACGAACACCTGCGGTTACTTTCCAACTTGATCGGCTACATGAACCAAGACAATGGACCGATGCCCAAATTCTGGTACTTCCCGAATTTCTCCAAGGCTGTCTTGGTCATGTCTGCGGACGACCATGGAACGGACAATGGAACAGCCACAATGTTTAGTCGCCTGAATGAACTCAGTCCGGACGGTTGTTACGTGGACCAGTGGGAGTGCTTTCGGGCAACGTCGTGGCTGTATCCGGAATCGGGGCTCGCTCCCGATGCCGCCAAGAGCTACACCGACCTCGGGTTCGATATCGGTGCCCATGTCTCCACCGGATGTGAAGACTGGGATGCCAAATCCCTGACGTTGGCCTTCTCGCAATCCATGGGCGAATTCCGGAGAAAGTACCGTAACCTTCCACCCCAGACAGGGAACAGGTTGCATTGCATCGCCTGGAGCGAGTGGTCAACGCAAGCCAGCATTGAACGAAGCTGGGGCATTCGAATGGACATGAATTACTATTACTGGCCCGGTGCCTGGATCCGTGAGCGTGCAGGCTTCATGACCGGCTCCGGTCTGCCGATGCGTTTCAGCGACTCGAACGGCGCTCTCATCAATGTGTACCAACAAGAAACACATCTGGTGGATGAGGTCTTTGCGGGGCATCCCGAGGCGGTGGAACTCCTCTTGGACAGGGCTACCGGCTCCGAGGGATTCTACGGAGCATTCGGCACCCACTTTGATTTCAGTACAGGTTTTGATGCCGAACTGATAGAGATCGCCATCCGGAATTCCATTCCAATGGTGTCGGCCAAGCAACTCCTGGACTGGACCGATGCCCGGAATGCCTCGAGCCTCGAGCCCACGAATTGGCTGGAAGGTGAATTGTCGTTCACGTTGGACGTCGACCCGAGTACCCACGGAATGCTCAAATCGATGCTGCCGACAAACTCCCTTGAAGGTGCATTAACCACGATCCGGAACAAGGGCGAAGCGGTCGATTTTGTCGTCGAAACGGTAAAGGGTGTCGAGTACGCAATCTTTGATGCGTCCAGCGGAACTTACGTAGCGTCCTACCGGTAA